The following are encoded together in the Sparus aurata chromosome 1, fSpaAur1.1, whole genome shotgun sequence genome:
- the LOC115592492 gene encoding protein Wiz-like isoform X1 has protein sequence MESQAATPQPVMCEVCGTYFETRRGLSSHARLHLRQLGVTVSESSGAPIDLLYQLIRERDGCLPNFKADSSSAGPAALKKPSQQKTETPSEPEDKSASYKAGSRVVTTPAKMDQGSPARLKESAAPLLPSSPSGPRLVESRVSEDSSSSGLEQTPTKPLWAPLETDRPITLDTNNEVHVCQLCGCWYETRKGLSSHARAHLRHIGVADSEIKGSPIDLLYRIMEEEDLKPINSERSEELTSSNPPKTSSKRPSSLSSPPSKRPKTSEDSTCILCGEKFENRKGLACHARSHLNHLGMVDLPGKSSAIDTLQELVSSGVLEAVRSPKTKGATSSSAARALSPIPGQSRTSYLSPSPAKSTSQSPFKRAPKAKKGFRLAVDPLHRKPKPEPLEIEVFVHPQGSSMESNSLAQKSPAAAVGSKAPNAESSTDVQSPPTVLCDFCGQLFDTRKALSCHARAHLRQLGLTWSIKTSPIDLLKEVMMHGSEDRKESVASGSSGKASWTLQSSKRSLDSLQSGESANKPCSSPLDYSMKEKSPSGKGGASHTDTSCELCGFDFENRKALASHARAHLRQLGIIEWKADGATSPIELLSELIRRDPAKVAAITRRYRMGDLYIKKSQRTTASPSLSTDSDSVSGSSLKPPGAGSSRQSQGHVRSAHGDPGVRSPRGVHPPKYVVPARGENSQQPSRSGSIPALLPKPPLTPLVKLVGKVYSLKCRFCEEVFHGPLSVQEQWITHLQKHILSLGYKGKASPPAAPVAAPALVHPVAV, from the exons ATGGAGTCACAAG CAGCAACCCCACAGCCAGTCATGTGTGAGGTCTGTGGGACGTACTTTGAGACACGCAGAGGGCTCTCCAGCCATGCCCGCCTACACCTGCGACAGCTCGGCGTGACGGTGTCCGAAAGCAGCGGAGCCCCCATCGACCTCCTCTACCAGCTCATCCGGGAGAGAGATGGCTGCCTCCCCAATTTCAAAGCAGACTCTTCTTCAGCTGGGCCGGCAGCTCTCAAAAAACCATCCCAGCAGAAGACCGAGACGCCTTCAGAACCAGAGGACAAGAGTGCCTCGTACAAAGCAGGGAGTAGAGTCGTGACGACTCCGGCCAAGATGGATCAGGGATCTCCAGCCAGACTGAAAGAGTCAGCAGCGCCTCTCCTTCCCTCGTCTCCCTCCGGACCGAGGCTGGTTGAGTCTAGAGTGAGTGAAGACAGCAGTTCATCCGGCTTGGAGCAAACACCAACAAAGCCACTGTGGGCGCCGCTTGAGACTGACCGCCCCATCACCTTAG ACACCAATAATGAGGTCCACGTCTGCCAACTCTGTGGCTGCTGGTATGAGACGCGTAAAGGCCTGTCCAGTCATGCTCGTGCCCATCTGCGCCACATTGGGGTAGCTGACAGTGAGATCAAGGGCAGCCCCATCGATCTTCTATACCGGATCATGGAGGAAGAGGACCTTAAGCCAATCAACAGTGAGCGATCGGAGGAGCTAACCTCAAGCAATCCTCCTAAAACCTCCTCCAAACGACCCTCCAGTCTGTCCTCTCCGCCCAGCAAAAGACCTAAAACATCAGAGGACTCTACCTGTATTCTGTGCGGGGAGAAGTTTGAGAATCGTAAAGGCCTGGCATGCCACGCACGGTCTCACCTGAATCATCTCGGGATGGTTGACCTGCCCGGGAAAAGCTCTGCAATCGACACCTTGCAGGAACTGGTCAGCAGTGGCGTGCTAGAAGCTGTACGCTCCCCCAAAACTAAGGGTGCAACCAGCTCATCTGCAGCGCGGGCTCTGTCTCCTATTCCAGGCCAATCGCGAACCTCCTACCTCTCTCCAAGCCCTGCAAAGTCCACTTCTCAGTCTCCATTTAAGAGAGCCCCAAAGGCTAAGAAAGGCTTTCGGCTGGCTGTGGACCCCCTTCATAGGAAGCCCAAGCCAGAGCCTTTGGAGATTGAGGTGTTTGTTCACCCGCAGGGATCAAGCATGGAAAGCAACTCTCTTGCACAGAAgtcgcctgctgctgctgtgggttCCAAGGCTCCTAATGCAG AGTCCTCCACAGATGTACAGTCCCCACCAACAGTCCTCTGTGATTTCTGCGGCCAGCTGTTTGACACCCGCAAAGCCCTGTCGTGCCACGCCCGTGCCCATCTGCGCCAGCTCGGCCTCACCTGGTCCATCAAAACATCCCCAATCGATCTCCTCAAAGAGGTCATGATGCATGGCTCAGAGGACAGGAAAGAGTCTGTGGCTAGTGGGTCATCAGGCAAAGCTTCGTGGACCCTACAAAGCTCCAAAAGGTCCCTGGACAGCCTCCAGTCTGGGGAATCGGCCAACAAAccctgcagctctcctctcGATTATTCCATGAAAGAGAAATCCCCGTCTGGCAAGGGTGGGGCCTCGCACACAG ACACATCCTGCGAGCTTTGCGGGTTTGATTTTGAAAACCGCAAGGCCCTGGCGAGTCACGCTCGGGCCCACCTCCGACAGCTGGGAATCATTGAGTGGAAGGCAGATGGAGCGACATCGCCAATCGAACTCCTCAGTGAGTTGATCCGCAGGGACCCAGCCAAGGTAGCAGCAATAACCCGACGCTACCGTATGGGAGACCTCTACATCAAGAAG TCCCAGAGAACCACTGCTTCGCCCTCTCTGTCCACCGACTCTGACTCTGTGTCCGGCAGCAGTCTGAAGCCCCCTGGTGCCGGCTCCTCCAGGCAGTCACAAGGCCACGTACGGTCTGCCCACGGCGACCCCGGCGTGCGCTCCCCAAGAG GGGTCCATCCACCGAAATATGTAGTGCCTGCACGGGGAGAAAATTCCCAGCAACCATCACGGTCAGGCAGCATTCCCGCTCTGCTGCCAAAGCCCCCACTAACACCGCTGGTCAAACTGGTGGGCAAAGTCTACTCCCTCAAGTGCCG GTTCTGTGAAGAGGTGTTTCATGGACCTCTGTCAGTTCAGGAGCAGTGGATCACACACCTGCAGAAACACATCCTGTCACTGGGCTACAAAGGCAAAGCATCCCCTCCTGCTGCACCGGTGGCAGCTCCAGCCCTCGTCCATCCAGTAGCTGTGTAG
- the LOC115592492 gene encoding protein Wiz-like isoform X2 — protein MESQATPQPVMCEVCGTYFETRRGLSSHARLHLRQLGVTVSESSGAPIDLLYQLIRERDGCLPNFKADSSSAGPAALKKPSQQKTETPSEPEDKSASYKAGSRVVTTPAKMDQGSPARLKESAAPLLPSSPSGPRLVESRVSEDSSSSGLEQTPTKPLWAPLETDRPITLDTNNEVHVCQLCGCWYETRKGLSSHARAHLRHIGVADSEIKGSPIDLLYRIMEEEDLKPINSERSEELTSSNPPKTSSKRPSSLSSPPSKRPKTSEDSTCILCGEKFENRKGLACHARSHLNHLGMVDLPGKSSAIDTLQELVSSGVLEAVRSPKTKGATSSSAARALSPIPGQSRTSYLSPSPAKSTSQSPFKRAPKAKKGFRLAVDPLHRKPKPEPLEIEVFVHPQGSSMESNSLAQKSPAAAVGSKAPNAESSTDVQSPPTVLCDFCGQLFDTRKALSCHARAHLRQLGLTWSIKTSPIDLLKEVMMHGSEDRKESVASGSSGKASWTLQSSKRSLDSLQSGESANKPCSSPLDYSMKEKSPSGKGGASHTDTSCELCGFDFENRKALASHARAHLRQLGIIEWKADGATSPIELLSELIRRDPAKVAAITRRYRMGDLYIKKSQRTTASPSLSTDSDSVSGSSLKPPGAGSSRQSQGHVRSAHGDPGVRSPRGVHPPKYVVPARGENSQQPSRSGSIPALLPKPPLTPLVKLVGKVYSLKCRFCEEVFHGPLSVQEQWITHLQKHILSLGYKGKASPPAAPVAAPALVHPVAV, from the exons ATGGAGTCACAAG CAACCCCACAGCCAGTCATGTGTGAGGTCTGTGGGACGTACTTTGAGACACGCAGAGGGCTCTCCAGCCATGCCCGCCTACACCTGCGACAGCTCGGCGTGACGGTGTCCGAAAGCAGCGGAGCCCCCATCGACCTCCTCTACCAGCTCATCCGGGAGAGAGATGGCTGCCTCCCCAATTTCAAAGCAGACTCTTCTTCAGCTGGGCCGGCAGCTCTCAAAAAACCATCCCAGCAGAAGACCGAGACGCCTTCAGAACCAGAGGACAAGAGTGCCTCGTACAAAGCAGGGAGTAGAGTCGTGACGACTCCGGCCAAGATGGATCAGGGATCTCCAGCCAGACTGAAAGAGTCAGCAGCGCCTCTCCTTCCCTCGTCTCCCTCCGGACCGAGGCTGGTTGAGTCTAGAGTGAGTGAAGACAGCAGTTCATCCGGCTTGGAGCAAACACCAACAAAGCCACTGTGGGCGCCGCTTGAGACTGACCGCCCCATCACCTTAG ACACCAATAATGAGGTCCACGTCTGCCAACTCTGTGGCTGCTGGTATGAGACGCGTAAAGGCCTGTCCAGTCATGCTCGTGCCCATCTGCGCCACATTGGGGTAGCTGACAGTGAGATCAAGGGCAGCCCCATCGATCTTCTATACCGGATCATGGAGGAAGAGGACCTTAAGCCAATCAACAGTGAGCGATCGGAGGAGCTAACCTCAAGCAATCCTCCTAAAACCTCCTCCAAACGACCCTCCAGTCTGTCCTCTCCGCCCAGCAAAAGACCTAAAACATCAGAGGACTCTACCTGTATTCTGTGCGGGGAGAAGTTTGAGAATCGTAAAGGCCTGGCATGCCACGCACGGTCTCACCTGAATCATCTCGGGATGGTTGACCTGCCCGGGAAAAGCTCTGCAATCGACACCTTGCAGGAACTGGTCAGCAGTGGCGTGCTAGAAGCTGTACGCTCCCCCAAAACTAAGGGTGCAACCAGCTCATCTGCAGCGCGGGCTCTGTCTCCTATTCCAGGCCAATCGCGAACCTCCTACCTCTCTCCAAGCCCTGCAAAGTCCACTTCTCAGTCTCCATTTAAGAGAGCCCCAAAGGCTAAGAAAGGCTTTCGGCTGGCTGTGGACCCCCTTCATAGGAAGCCCAAGCCAGAGCCTTTGGAGATTGAGGTGTTTGTTCACCCGCAGGGATCAAGCATGGAAAGCAACTCTCTTGCACAGAAgtcgcctgctgctgctgtgggttCCAAGGCTCCTAATGCAG AGTCCTCCACAGATGTACAGTCCCCACCAACAGTCCTCTGTGATTTCTGCGGCCAGCTGTTTGACACCCGCAAAGCCCTGTCGTGCCACGCCCGTGCCCATCTGCGCCAGCTCGGCCTCACCTGGTCCATCAAAACATCCCCAATCGATCTCCTCAAAGAGGTCATGATGCATGGCTCAGAGGACAGGAAAGAGTCTGTGGCTAGTGGGTCATCAGGCAAAGCTTCGTGGACCCTACAAAGCTCCAAAAGGTCCCTGGACAGCCTCCAGTCTGGGGAATCGGCCAACAAAccctgcagctctcctctcGATTATTCCATGAAAGAGAAATCCCCGTCTGGCAAGGGTGGGGCCTCGCACACAG ACACATCCTGCGAGCTTTGCGGGTTTGATTTTGAAAACCGCAAGGCCCTGGCGAGTCACGCTCGGGCCCACCTCCGACAGCTGGGAATCATTGAGTGGAAGGCAGATGGAGCGACATCGCCAATCGAACTCCTCAGTGAGTTGATCCGCAGGGACCCAGCCAAGGTAGCAGCAATAACCCGACGCTACCGTATGGGAGACCTCTACATCAAGAAG TCCCAGAGAACCACTGCTTCGCCCTCTCTGTCCACCGACTCTGACTCTGTGTCCGGCAGCAGTCTGAAGCCCCCTGGTGCCGGCTCCTCCAGGCAGTCACAAGGCCACGTACGGTCTGCCCACGGCGACCCCGGCGTGCGCTCCCCAAGAG GGGTCCATCCACCGAAATATGTAGTGCCTGCACGGGGAGAAAATTCCCAGCAACCATCACGGTCAGGCAGCATTCCCGCTCTGCTGCCAAAGCCCCCACTAACACCGCTGGTCAAACTGGTGGGCAAAGTCTACTCCCTCAAGTGCCG GTTCTGTGAAGAGGTGTTTCATGGACCTCTGTCAGTTCAGGAGCAGTGGATCACACACCTGCAGAAACACATCCTGTCACTGGGCTACAAAGGCAAAGCATCCCCTCCTGCTGCACCGGTGGCAGCTCCAGCCCTCGTCCATCCAGTAGCTGTGTAG
- the prdx2 gene encoding peroxiredoxin-2 translates to MSAGNAKIGQPAPDFSATAVVNGQFKDIKLSDYKGKYVVFFFYPLDFTFVCPTEIVAFSDRADEFRSAGCEVIGCSVDSHFSHLAWINTPRKQGGLGPMKIPLVADLTKTISKDYGVLKEDDGIAYRGLFVIDDKGILRQITINDLPVGRSVDETLRLVQAFQHTDKHGEVCPAGWKPGSDTIIPDVEKSKTFFSKQ, encoded by the exons ATGTCCGCTGGAAATGCAAAGATTGGCCAACCCGCCCCAGACTTCAGCGCCACAGCTGTAGTGAATGGACAGTTCAAGGACATCAAGCTGTCAGACTACAAAG GGAAGTATgtggtcttcttcttctacccCCTGGACTTCACATTTGTGTGCCCCACTGAGATCGTGGCCTTCAGCGACAGGGCGGACGAGTTCCGTAGTGCTGGCTGTGAGGTTATCGGCTGCTCCGTAGACTCTCACTTCAGTCATTTGGCATG GATCAACACACCACGGAAGCAGGGAGGTCTGGGTCCCATGAAAATCCCCCTGGTGGCAGACCTCACCAAGACCATCTCCAAAGACTACGGTGTGCTGAAGGAGGACGACGGCATTGCATACAG GGGCCTGTTTGTGATTGACGACAAGGGCATCTTGAGGCAGATCACCATCAATGACTTGCCTGTTGGTCGCTCTGTGGATGAGACTCTGCGCCTTGTCCAGGCCTTCCAGCACACCGACAAACATGGAGAAG TGTGCCCTGCTGGCTGGAAACCTGGCAGCGACACCATCATCCCTGATGTTGAGAAGAGCAAAACCTTCTTCTCCAAGCAGTAA